The Halomonas sp. KG2 genome contains a region encoding:
- a CDS encoding Maf family nucleotide pyrophosphatase: MPQTNNAPLVLASSSRFRQALLDKLLLPYQCCSPDIDETPYPNETPNALVHRLALSKANAVAERFPNHCIIGSDQIALFEGDILGKPHTEERARENLARFSGQKVTFLTGLALVDTRHQRHHVHIEPFEVVFRSLSQQEIARYVALEQPLDSAGSFRMEGLGISLFEKLEGRDPNALIGLPLIALCDMLRQAGMNPLGDA; encoded by the coding sequence GTGCCTCAAACCAATAACGCGCCACTTGTCCTTGCATCAAGCTCTCGCTTCCGCCAAGCGCTACTGGACAAGCTATTACTGCCCTATCAGTGCTGCTCTCCAGACATCGACGAAACACCCTATCCTAATGAGACGCCCAACGCCTTAGTGCACCGCCTGGCACTCAGCAAAGCCAACGCCGTTGCTGAGCGCTTCCCCAATCATTGCATCATTGGCTCTGATCAAATAGCTCTGTTTGAGGGTGACATTCTCGGCAAACCTCATACAGAAGAGCGCGCTCGGGAGAATCTGGCGCGCTTTTCTGGCCAAAAAGTGACTTTTTTGACGGGCTTAGCATTAGTTGATACCCGCCACCAACGGCATCACGTCCATATCGAGCCGTTTGAGGTGGTTTTTCGCTCACTGAGCCAGCAAGAAATTGCACGATATGTTGCCCTTGAGCAACCTTTAGACAGCGCTGGCAGCTTCCGCATGGAAGGACTGGGGATTAGCTTGTTTGAAAAACTCGAAGGCCGAGACCCAAACGCACTCATAGGGCTCCCACTCATCGCACTATGCGACATGCTTCGCCAAGCAGGTATGAACCCACTCGGCGACGCTTAG
- the sppA gene encoding signal peptide peptidase SppA codes for MSDEQQRDGSDNGGGSQAGDDFSGQESGDRWTDGPEVVQQAKKQPLPGAESDDAETLRERQRLAQLEMMDRWVGGVLTEQRRTRRWKLFFRLMLLAIVLIPLTAMLYRVFLAEPTASLPTESHVALVEVHGVIASDAPANAERIIKGLDRAWSSESAAAVVLHIDSPGGSPVQSQRIYDEIMRLRDQGDKPIIAVIEDIGASGAYYVASAADSIVASRASLVGSIGVIYAGFGFQEAINQIGVERRVMTAGENKAFLDPFQPLDEEAADFWQGVLTQTHEQFIDDVKAGRGDRLSNSPEIFSGLIWSGEQALELGLIDELASLEQVAREQAGEAEWENYTPSLDPFERLTRRFTQTAAEVLGLQHAHAPLRFQAQ; via the coding sequence ATGAGTGATGAGCAGCAGCGCGATGGAAGTGATAATGGTGGTGGCTCTCAGGCGGGTGATGATTTTTCTGGCCAGGAGAGTGGTGACCGTTGGACTGATGGGCCGGAGGTTGTCCAGCAGGCCAAAAAGCAACCGCTACCGGGAGCGGAGAGTGATGATGCCGAAACACTGCGCGAACGCCAGCGATTAGCGCAGTTGGAAATGATGGACCGCTGGGTTGGCGGTGTTTTAACGGAGCAACGCAGAACCCGGCGCTGGAAGCTGTTCTTTCGTTTGATGTTGCTAGCGATTGTATTGATACCGTTAACAGCAATGCTATACCGCGTGTTTCTCGCTGAGCCAACGGCCTCATTGCCCACCGAGAGCCACGTAGCACTGGTGGAAGTGCATGGTGTGATTGCCAGTGATGCACCAGCAAATGCTGAACGCATCATTAAGGGGTTGGATCGCGCATGGTCATCAGAGAGCGCTGCTGCTGTTGTGTTGCACATTGATAGTCCTGGTGGAAGCCCTGTGCAATCGCAGCGTATTTACGACGAAATTATGCGGCTGCGTGATCAGGGCGACAAGCCCATTATTGCCGTGATAGAGGATATTGGTGCGAGCGGCGCTTACTACGTTGCTTCAGCTGCCGATAGCATCGTGGCGTCCCGTGCAAGCTTGGTTGGCTCTATTGGTGTTATCTATGCTGGCTTTGGCTTCCAGGAAGCGATCAACCAGATTGGTGTAGAGCGTCGCGTAATGACTGCCGGTGAAAACAAAGCCTTTTTGGATCCTTTTCAGCCACTTGATGAAGAGGCTGCTGATTTCTGGCAGGGCGTTCTGACTCAAACCCATGAGCAGTTTATAGACGATGTGAAGGCAGGGCGTGGTGATCGTTTGAGTAACAGCCCTGAGATTTTCTCAGGGCTTATCTGGAGCGGTGAGCAAGCGTTAGAGCTAGGGTTGATAGATGAGCTGGCCAGTCTTGAGCAAGTAGCTCGTGAGCAGGCAGGCGAGGCTGAATGGGAGAACTATACGCCCAGCTTAGACCCCTTCGAGCGTTTGACACGCCGCTTTACTCAAACAGCTGCCGAAGTGCTGGGGCTTCAGCATGCGCATGCTCCTTTGCGCTTTCAGGCTCAGTAA
- a CDS encoding HAD-IA family hydrolase, whose product MRYELIIFDWDGTLMNSVPKIVACMQAAASDAEWNELDVSAIENIIGLGLPEAIATLCPGIEAVQAERLRQRYAYHFVHGDSTPMPFFEGVKEQVARLRERPYQRLAVATGKSRRGLDRVFAETESGGWFNASRTADETRSKPHPQMLLELLEELKVPVERAVMVGDTEYDLEMARSINMDRVGVTYGVHTPARLAASQPVWLADDVDSLFDWLHG is encoded by the coding sequence ATGCGCTATGAGCTAATTATCTTTGATTGGGATGGCACATTGATGAACTCCGTGCCGAAAATTGTCGCCTGCATGCAGGCAGCTGCTTCTGATGCCGAGTGGAATGAGTTAGACGTTAGTGCTATCGAGAATATTATTGGCTTGGGCCTGCCTGAGGCGATAGCGACGTTATGTCCTGGTATTGAAGCGGTTCAGGCCGAGCGCTTGCGTCAACGCTATGCCTACCATTTCGTTCATGGTGATTCGACACCCATGCCTTTTTTTGAAGGCGTTAAAGAGCAAGTTGCTCGTCTGCGTGAGCGTCCTTATCAGCGTTTGGCGGTGGCGACGGGAAAGAGTCGTCGTGGTCTAGATCGGGTTTTTGCCGAAACAGAGTCAGGTGGTTGGTTTAATGCCAGCCGAACAGCAGATGAAACGCGCTCTAAGCCTCATCCGCAGATGCTCCTTGAGCTGCTCGAAGAGCTAAAGGTTCCCGTTGAGCGCGCTGTGATGGTGGGTGATACCGAGTATGACCTTGAAATGGCAAGGTCTATTAATATGGATCGTGTGGGCGTTACTTACGGTGTGCATACCCCCGCTCGGTTAGCGGCTAGTCAGCCTGTGTGGCTGGCGGATGATGTAGATAGCCTGTTCGACTGGCTTCACGGTTAG
- a CDS encoding RluA family pseudouridine synthase, protein MSEGREVQWVDIAPEQAGQRIDNFLMTRLKGAPRALIYRIVRKGEVRVNKKRVKVDYRLQAGDLVRVPPLRLAPREAVKEVSDNLRDLLIGSVIMEGPDWMVINKPSGLAVHGGSGVKIGLIEALRQVRDDLTFLELVHRLDRDTSGCLLLAKSRDALVTLNESLKKHAMDKRYLALVSGRWPARKSYVSARLDRFDAGNGERRVRVDPNGKVSRTHFSVVETFEKVTLIEAEPVTGRTHQIRVHAAHAGHALLGDDKYGTRESNHMAQRLGLGRLFLHARALTFPEPGNGRPVTVKAPLPEALEEALKRARK, encoded by the coding sequence ATGTCCGAAGGGCGGGAAGTACAGTGGGTGGATATCGCCCCGGAACAAGCAGGTCAGCGAATCGATAATTTTCTGATGACGCGTTTAAAAGGTGCTCCTCGTGCATTGATTTATCGCATTGTGCGGAAAGGCGAAGTAAGGGTTAATAAAAAACGCGTCAAAGTAGATTATCGACTTCAAGCGGGTGATCTAGTGCGTGTGCCGCCACTGCGATTAGCACCGAGAGAAGCGGTTAAAGAGGTGAGTGACAACTTACGTGATTTATTAATTGGTAGCGTCATTATGGAAGGACCCGATTGGATGGTGATTAACAAACCATCCGGATTGGCAGTCCATGGAGGAAGTGGCGTTAAAATTGGCCTCATTGAAGCGCTTCGGCAAGTGCGCGATGACCTTACTTTTTTAGAGCTTGTCCACCGATTGGATCGTGATACATCGGGCTGTTTACTGTTGGCAAAATCTCGTGATGCGCTCGTCACACTCAACGAATCGCTGAAAAAACATGCAATGGACAAACGCTACTTAGCGTTAGTGAGTGGTCGTTGGCCTGCTCGGAAGAGCTATGTGAGTGCTCGCTTAGACCGCTTTGATGCGGGTAACGGTGAAAGGCGAGTGCGGGTAGATCCAAATGGCAAGGTTTCACGGACTCACTTTTCGGTAGTGGAAACCTTTGAAAAGGTCACGCTGATAGAGGCGGAGCCTGTGACTGGCCGCACTCATCAGATTCGTGTCCATGCGGCTCATGCTGGTCACGCCTTACTGGGCGACGATAAATACGGTACCCGCGAGAGTAATCATATGGCGCAGCGCCTTGGTTTGGGGCGTCTATTTCTTCATGCCCGTGCATTAACGTTTCCTGAGCCTGGCAATGGTCGACCCGTTACGGTGAAAGCACCGCTGCCTGAAGCATTGGAAGAAGCGTTAAAACGCGCTCGTAAATAA